ATCGTCATAGGGTCTAGGTGCGGTGAGTGGTCTGGTATGGTTCCGGCTAGAGTTGGTCATGATCGCGGAGAACTCGTGGTCACACTTCTTACACTTTTCACGGGCGTTCATGTGTAACCCAATGGCTGTCGGTTGAGCGCCTGTTTATCGGAGGCCAGGAAAGAGACCGGACGTGCGGGGAATTTTCGGCTATGTATGTTCGGATGGCTTCCATATCACGGAGTGCTTGGGGAGACCAAATGATTTGAGTCACAATCCGAGCCGACGCTTGACTTGGTCATGCGGAATGCCTTCTCCCGCATCAAGTTCAGCCAAGCCTGCATCAATCTTGGCGAGAAATACAAGCCGCTCAATGGCGTCGTCATATGTCGCATCAGATGGCAAATTCTGCAAGGACTCCAGAATGCGGTCTCGTATGGTTTCAGATGACATATTCCGATTATACCTTTCCCCTACGGGGATTAAAACTGTCAGAAGCGTCCGCCTAACAGCTCGGTGTTAACGGCGTGGTAGTCCAAACCCAAAAAATCTGTTTGTCCCCCATAGACCCATAGCATCATCCTGGTTCACCAGAAAGTACCTCACGATCGCCACGGGGTTTGCATGGCCATGGCTGGGGCGGATCATGATCGCAGAAAAACTCGTAACCATTCTGCGAAATACTCGTCAAGAAAATCCATGTGCAATTTAACGATTCACTTGAGCTGCCACCGAGCGTACCGAGTCAACTGACCTGCGGGCGGGTCAGCAGTCCACCTCCAATTACTCGTTAGATGCCCACTCCTGAGTAAGGAGTGTTGTGGCGGCGTGTATGTACTTCCGGCAATCGAACTCGTACCTCTTCAAGAAGATCCCAGAATCGCATCTTTGCAAAGCCCAAAGCAGGATCCCGAGCCTTTCGTTGACGAGATTCCGCTCAAGGTATTTCCGAGCGATGGACTTGTGTATCCGCCGCCCGAGTTTCGCTGAAACATAGCAATAGGTTATCGCGTCCCAATCACGTAGGTTCTGAGTAACGTCAGGTGACTCTTGGCCAATTCGTATATAGAGTCTTGCCACTTCCGAGGGGTGAGTCAACACTTCGGAAATTCCTACCCGATTCTCTTCGAGGAATGTGGGTGAGAAGTGTTGTATGAGCAGGTCCGCAGATGCCGGATCTCGGCATGAATTCCAGGATCGCAGTACGAGATGTTTAGGAATCCGTCGACCTTCAGCGGATAGACTCTTATATCCGCGCTGACGCATTCGAGTGTACGGCGAGGCAAGGAAGTATCGTTGAATTCTTCGGCGAGTGCGAGTATCACAAACCTCCCCTATTTTACTCAAGCAAAGCCCGTAACTTTCTCGTTCTCGGTACTTCGCTTTCGGTACCAGCCGAAGTAGCCGGCTAATAATTCGCCGTCCAAAAGAGCGATTCCCATCAGCAAGATTTTCGCAAATAACCTGGAGAGAGATGTCCCGTAGTAATAGGTCTGAGTCCAGATTAGAGAATAACAGTCGTTCAATTTCGTCGCCGTCAAGGCAACGGCAGAGGTTGCGGAGGAGCTTACGTTCATCTGTTCCAGGTTCGCCGGGCGGTATACTTCTGATGTGGGCGACGCGATCCACTTTCTGGTATCTACCGATTTTTATGCTGATCGGCATAGCAACCCTCTTGACTAGCATCAAAGCTCATGGATCGGCCTGGTATGGACAGGCGGATTCTTGGTTAATTATGGAATTAAGTCAAGTTGGATGACACAAAAAAGGTACCTGACGGAGTTGGTCGTGTTGCTGCCCGGGCCTTTTCCATGAGAGGAGATCTGGTGAACATTTTTCTTCCTTGATCCGACACCTGCCGGCTGGTCCAAGAGAGGGACGCTCTCATCTGAAGGGTAAATGACCGACCGAGCAGCAACGGATCCCTGAACTCGAATCGGAAAATCGCCGTTTACGGATGGAGCGTGAAACCAAAAAAAAGCCACGGCCTTTTTTTGCCAAGGAACACACATGAGGTCTCGATTCATCGAGCAGCAGCAGAAGACCTGGCCGATCACCCTCACGTGTGGTGTGTTGGGCGTCTCCCGAAGTGGCTATTATGATTGGACAGCGCGTGATCTGAGGCAGGGCATTCGTTCGAATATCGCGCTAGAGAGATGAATGTAGGAGATCGTTACTGAACACCGCCAACGCTATGGCGCGCCACGGATTACCGAGGCGTGACAGGATGAAGGCCTGAGCTGTCGTGAGAACCGTGTGGCTCGACGCATGCGTGCTTTGGGACTGAAAGCGATTCAGGCCAAGAAATTTACAGTCACCACTGACTCGACTCACGCAAAGCCGGTGGCACCCGGTCTGATCGAGCAGGACTTCCGTGCGGCGGCGCCCAATCAGAAATGAACCAGTGACAGTACCTCTGTCTGGACTGAGGAGGGATGGCGGTATCTCGCCGTCGTGATGGACTTGTACTCACGGGCGATGGTCGGATGGTCGATGAATCGACGGATGACACAACAGCCGGTGTGTGACGCGCTGACCATGGCCGTGTTGCGTCGCGGCTTCCCCAAGGGCACGATTATCCACTCTAATCGTGGCAATCAGTATGGTTCTCCGCGCTATCGGCCATTGATTAGGAACCATGGTCTGTGCGAAAGCAGGGGGGCAGGGCCGCCTGAATGGTACATTTCAAATTTGCTACAAGAATGTCTGATGGGGAAGGATTGAGAAGATGAGGTAACTAATCTTCACATTTAAGCAGCATACAACAAGCGTCAGTTTACGGGTTGCTGGATTCCGCCAGCGTAAACTTTATGTTTACCGGTTCCATTCCAAGCATTGGCCAGATCGTTAAAATGATATCTTGCCCACTTTTGGAGGCAATGGACTCATCAAGCCAGCGCGCATCAGGGATTATTTGGTCATCCAGAGCCAGCAATAAATCACCGGGCATTAGCTTCGCCGCGTGAGCGGGGCTGCCGTCAACAACATCTTGAACAATGACTGCGACATCACCCCCAATGCGTTGGTGTGCGCTGACTGGCGCGTCCTCATAGTACGCCCCAAAACTAAATTTTCTGACAGCCCGCCAGTACGTTGCCAAGTACAAACTTCCATTCCGCCACTGAAGCACCTGAGCCGCATCGAGACTACCACCAAAGTTCATGGCCGAGATAGGTGCAACTATCGGCAAATGCCCGCCGACTAAATACGAGTAGCCAACCATGGCGTAACCCTGCCGGTACATCTTCACAGACTCTTGGTCCATGTGTGTGACCCAATGATGGTCGATGGATTTCGCCTTAATTAGTCGGTAGTCCTCAGGATCGAGCAACGGATGATAACTCATGCTGTAAGGGTAGGCACAGCCGCCCAAGCCAGAGGCCAGTATCGACACGAGGAGAACGTAAGCAAATTGTTGACCTGTAGAGCCGTTCAATTTCTTGAGTATGAGTATAACCAAATCCACACCGGTCCTGGGCGCTTAGCGTCGCCCTGGAAATGCGCGCGGTAAAGCGCGCCCCATTCGGCCATTGGCTTGAACTAACCCACCAACGGCGGTGGCGAATTCCGCCAGTTCCAGTTCGGTGAACAGGGGGCCTCGCGCCTGGGTCCAGCCCAGGCTTGAAACATCACTTAGAGTTTCTGCACGGCGTGGGGCTTGGTTGACGTATTGCTCTCGATAGTTGGTCAAACCAATTTTTTCGCAAGTCATTCCGCCTTGCATTCCTCCGCCCACATTGATGCACTCCCTGATTTCAGCCGATCGAGATTGGTATGCCGGCGGATTATGTAAGAGTTGCTGCTGAGCCAAACCATTAATTTGAAGTTGCGTCGAATACGCAGCACTGATATCGGCCAAGCCTTGTGTCGTGTTGACCAGGGCATCTCCCATGGCTTTGATGTTGGTCGGTTTGGCATTGACCCAGGGGGACTCACGGTAGAACGATTCCACGCTGGTACGGACTATGGTGCCGTCCTTACTGGTCGGTGCAGTGGTGGTACAGCCGCTGGTCGCAATCACCCCAGTTACCATGACTATTAAGAGATAATCGGATCGAATGCGTGCCATAATCCTTTCACCTTAGAGTATGTGAATTTGCGCAGTTTGTGTTGTTCCAAAGCGTGCCGCTTCGAAATAACTACAGAGGGCGCATTTTCTTTTCTATTGTTGTCCATGTCAATAGTGAGAAACATAAAATAAGGATAGCTTTGATGTGAAGAGCAGTTATTAGAATACTTGGATCATCATTATGCATAATCGAATCATTGTGCAGGATAGTTTGTGCTTTTAAGATTTTTTCTAGTTCGTGAGAATCCCGAGTTTCACTCAAAATTAATCGGTGGCGAATCAAACCCGTATTTATTTGCAGATCTCAACAATAATGCTCAGCTGGACTTCATGCATGGAGAATACTGCCAGATCTTATTTTGGAGTTAAGGCTCCGCAATGGGATTCTGGTGTATAAAGTGGTCTATGCATGAGATATGATACACAGTTTCAAATAAGGATGACTCTGCCGAGAAAAAACACTGATTTTTGGTTAGGGTAGTACAAGGTATGAGTCGTACTTTTGGCTGAAGTTAAATCTTTATTACTTGTGTTAATTCGTGCGTCATGACACTTTGTATTGATGGTACAGGAAGTAAAATGAGGCAGGTGCTGGAGAAGATAATGAGGATTTCAATAAATTTCAGAGTGCGAGCTCAACGGGTAAGGAAAGGTGCCTTGTCTTATGTAGGAGTTTCTCTCATCATAATTTTTCTGGGGGGCTGTAGTACCACAGAACGTTCCGAAACCAAACAAGAGACTGCGAGAAAAGCCACTATTGAAGAACTTCATTTTTTACCGATGGCTACCTCCTATAGCTGTTGGCCGTGTGCTCTCAGTTCCATGGGTCGCTCTAATCTACCCAATGAAGATCAGCAAGCTAACTACTTCGAGGCTGGTGCGGATATCCCCATTGTTGCAGAATTGGAAAATGACAAAAATCAGCGGTTTTATATGAAGCCGTCCAGCGTGCGCTCCCAAAAGGATTTGGCCTTGCCTGCGACGCGGGTCTTGTCTCCTAGTGATTTCACTATCACTTTATCGGGCTCAGAGTGGGAGAAAAAAGGCACACTCTTCATGATTGAAGGTTATCTCCATTTTCGCTGGGGTGACAAGCTAAATCCTGAAGTCATTATAGAGGGACTGGATGATGTCGAAATCATTTTGAGAATTCAATATAAAAACGGGCCTATACTGACGAGGACATTGCGCCCTAATACGATAAATACCTGGGGATTGCCGCCAAAGCTTGCCCACACACAGCCTCTTCAGCTAGACACGAGTTTAGCATATGTCGTTAATGACGATGGCATGCCTGCTGTCATCGAAGGGAGAGAGGTCCCCAGTACGAGTAAATGGGGTTGGTATTCGCAACGTGAGAAACCCAATGGATACCAAGAAAAGCTATTAGGGATAAAGGCCGATGCATGGAACGTTATTGAATTTGATTTCACACAAGGAATAAATCACTTCTCCGGGAAACAGTGTACAGGAATCCACCCTTCTCGCCTGATCGTGACAGGACAAAACCTTGATGTCCGTAAGCAGGGTTGCCAGTTGCAAATAAGGGCGCAGCAAATCACAGGCCCCCATTCCTTAACGGTGGCAATGGTTGGCGCGCCCGAAGTAAATATTACCATTCCGGTTGGGATAAAACCCATGCGGGCGAACCTACCGCTTTCAGAAAAAATTACCAAGGTCTCCTGGGGGCACATTAACAACGCGAGAGGCTACCAAGATCGCACAAAAGTCCTTCCTGGAGATCGGCTCGAATATTCGGTGAAATTTCATGACCAATGGTACGAGTGGTATGGCCATGAAGACGGTGTTTGGCAGAAATTGAAATTTGAAACGAGTGAAGGTATTACCATTGAGCCCGGCCCGACAATACGACAATGGGATGATCCTGAGTTTTACGTCGTCATTGATAGAGACCTCGCCAACGCGCTAACCGGTGCGTTGACTATGGAAGTCTGGTACGAAGGACGGCGTGATCTTGCCAAAAGTCTTGAATACACGCTCGATAGCACAAGCCTCTATAGTCCTTATTTGTTTAAAGCAAACCAAGGCACCCTGGAAAAGAGAACTGGTCGTGATGGGCGTCAGGGTCGTGATGGGCGTAAGGGGATAGACGGCCGGAGTGCACAGATCCAGAGCAGAGCCAATGGTGAACATGCTGGTGATGGCGAAGCTGGCGGGGATGGTCACAACGGCAATCCCGGCGTAAAACCCGATCCATTAAATCTTACGGCTATGCAAGTCAAAGGCATAGATGGGCAGGACTATGTCCTGTTTGGTTTTCAACGGGGTGCAGAAACAGAAGAAATATCTTTGCTGATACTGGGCGAACCGTGGAAGGTTGAATTGATCGGTGGTCCTGGGGGCAAGGGAGGACGAGGCGGTCATGGGGGAGCAGGTGGCGATGGTGGAACTGGTGATATGAATCTGCGTGGCGGCAATGGGGGGCAAGGGGCCGATGCTGGCAATGGTGGAGATGGCGGAGATGGTGCTGATGGCGGCGATATTCGATTAGAGATCGCTGACCGGAAGCTGGAAACGATGTTTCAGTTAATCACCGCAGGTGGCCACGGTGGTGCTCCGGGTGAAGGTGGGACGGGTGGTAGAGCAGGAAGGGGTGGTCCTGCGCTTATGAATGGACGAAATGGGAAGGATGGTCGCGCGGGCCGTGATGGTTCCGCTGGTTACCCTGGACGGAGCGGACAACCGGGCCGTGTTGAGGTGAACATCGCTAATACTGCTAGCAAGCTTTGGTCGCGAGCCTCGGCCGAAATGCGTGCGCTATTGGTAAAGCCGGCCCTCTGATAAAAACTATTTTTAGCAGGTACTAACCTTCCTCAACCTCATCTGGATTTCGAGCGAGAAGAAATTCGACTTACGTTCACCAATGTTCAATCTAACGGATCGGAACTCAACTGCGAGCCACGACAACCTATTGCGCCTGGACCTCCTTCCGCATCGCCTCGATTCGCTCATCGAAGTCCGAACAGTCGAGGATTCGCGTATAGGTGGCGAGTAAATCTGCGATAAGGGCAGCAGCGAGCAAACTGGAGTTGATTTCTTGTTCTTTCGACATGAGCCGTGGGTGAATCACTTCGTCGCCGTCCGCAGCGATGAGGGAGTCCATGAGCGACCGCATACCCGAGTGTACATATGGGTTCGTTTCCTGGTAGAGAGCCACAATGCGCAATGGTCGAGTGGGATCCGCTTCTTGCTCACGCGTAACTTTCTCATAGGCTTCAACCCGTGCCACCAAGTCCAACCCTTCCCAGTCCCAGTAATCGGAGCCATCGCTCCTTTTATGAGAGAAGCGGTCTCGATGGACATCGAGTTCGGTTTTGAGTTCCGCGTCGGTCCTGCCAGCTTGCCGCAATATGTGGGGGAACCGTCTGCCTATTTCTAGTAGAAGTCGCCAGCGATTCACGTCACTGAAATCGTGGAAGTTCTTTGCACGGTCGATCCGTTTCTCCGGTTCACACTCAATGAACTGGAGGTTGATGAATGTCTCACAAAGAACCCTCATGAGAACATTCTGAACTGGGCTTTCTCGAAGATCCAGAACTCCTCGGCAGAGCTCTATTATACGGACGAGATGTGCGTACGCGACATAGCTCAGGAGTTCACGATCTCCAGGGCGCTCGACACGGCGAGGTCGATAGGTTGCTTCGAAGTCTTGGGCGAGCCGAATAGCCTTCGTGAGTACTTGTCGGTGCTGCTCCTGCCGCGCTGAGAGGGCTGGTGCAAGCCACGGGTCGCTTTCGGGTTCAGTCAAATCGGACCCCTCGCCGCCTAACAATAATAACGTTTAAGCGAATCCGCATAAAGCTCCGATCCGCCAAATTCTGTCCGTATAACACGCCATTAAATTTTCTAAACCCAACACCATTTTCGTCGCCGTCTCAATGTGGGGCGCCTAAGAAGCTAAATTGCAGCATCTAATGCGAAACGGCAAAACATTTTCTTTCATAGCCCTCTAATCCCATATACCCAACTGGAATGACCGAGAATGATTCTTGGTTAATTGACGGAATTAGTCAAGCTGGATAGCTCCGAGTAGGTACTTTAATGTGTCGAGAGTGGGGATGACCTGGCCTTATTGCTAGAGCAAAAACTGGTGAACATTCTTCCTTTTTGATCTGACGCCTGCCGGTTGGCCAACGGAGGGCCGCTCACATCTGCTGGCGGGCCTTGTTTGAGCCCGGCGAGTTGGTCCGCCCTCCTGCGTCCCAACATGTTAATAAAGCCAGACGGGGCGTCACTGATTTTGGGTCCTTTTTCTGAAAGAAAAGGACCTCGCCAGCCGGAGCGAAACCCGGCATCACAGATCATCACGATGTCACGAAAGTTCGGTGCACAAGTGCGCTGTCCAAACTGCCCGTACATTTTTTTTGGCCAAGGCCAAGATGGATTTCTGATTCATCTTGTAAAGGTGCCCGGTGTGGCCCAGCCTGGCGCCAGGTATGATTGCTGAAGGATCACATCCACACCGTGAACACTTGTCACGGATGTCCATGTGTATTCTAACGTCACCCTTCACCCCGTAGCTCTCCCGCGTCGGAATGCAAGGACGTGTCAGGTTCACTTTGACCAGGGATTGGAAAATCCTGAAATTCAAATCCATCAGGTCCAAGGGAAGTGAACAGAATGCCGAAGGGTGATTTAATTGGAATAATTGTTTTATTGATAGGCGGGGCGTATTTTTCGAAATAGTAACGTTGAAGAATATCTCTTACATTGACAAGCAATTGCTTAATGGTTTGGTGCGTTGAAACGAATGTATTAGCTAGGTCTATCGACTCTCCTTGCTCATCAACGTAAATATTCGGGATTGTGACTACATACTTAGTATCTACCTGTTTTACCCAAGCATGGTATCCTGCATCTCGGAATTGGGAATTGACGTGATACGAGTGATTTCGTATTTTGTTCGCAGCGCAATGGAATATACCTTTGCTCACTTCAAATTGCGCACTTAGTTCTTCCCCTATATCTTGTTCTTCGACAAAACATTTCCCGAGTAGATTTTTCTTATGGTTTATACCGATTAGGTTGACCTCGAAAAGTGCCTTTGCCGCGCCAAGATATGCTTCTATTTCATATTTCGAGGTCACATCGCTCGTTAGAATTTCAGCTCCCTTAGGGGTGAGTTGCAAGATTTCAGCTGGTATTTGCAAATCACGCTCGAAGTGCTCCCATACGTTTGTTGCATGATATAAAACCCTATCGGCTAAACGGATAAAAATGAACGAAAAATTCACTAACCCCGTGTCAGATACAGTCTTTGCTATATGAAGCATCATTAATTCTAAGGAGGACCTTAGTTGCCGATCAGCCTTGTACTCTATTATATAATTCTGGCGCATTTAGCCTTCCATGAACCTAATGATTTTTAGGTGGATCGGCTTAGCAACCTTCATAGTTAGCCTCACCGCCCATCAACCGGACTGGAATAGCACAGGCGAATTCTTCGTTAATTTAAGAATGGAGTCAAGTTGGATAACTCCGAAAAGACTCCTGAGTTTGTCGATTGTGTTGTTGACCCGGCCTTTTCGCGAGACCAAATCTGGTGGACATTCATCTCCCCTGTTCCGACGCCTGCCGGCTGGCCCAAGTAGGGACGCTCTCATCTGCCGGCGGGCCTTGTTTGAGCCTGGCGAGTTGGTCCGCCCTCCTGCGTCCCTTCATTTCAATAAGGCCAGACGGGGCGCCAATGGTTTTGGGTCCTTTTGCCGAAACAAAAGGACCTCGCCTGCCGGGGCGAAACCCATAGCTGTTAAGCTAAGGGGACAGAAAACTTTCAACTAGCGCTGGCCTGGCGCTTTTTTTGTGCTATATTACCGATAGCATTATATAGGCTATCGGTTTAACCAGGAGGTCCTCATGACGCGAGAAGAACGCACCCTGCAACGCATTAAGACTCAGCTGATTGACCTCGGCCCCGTCCTGCCGGGGAGCCTGAGCACCCAATGGAATGTCTGCGGCACGACCGGGTGTCAGTGTAAAGACCCTCAGGAGCCGAAGAAGCATGGGCCTTACCATCAATTGAGCTTCACCTTGGCCGGCAAGAGTTCCACCCTGTTTATTCCCAAGAAGGATCTGGCGGAGGTCCGGCGGCGGCTCAAACGGTATCAGCGTTTGAAAACGTTGACGACCGACTGGGTCCAGGCTGAGGTCGCGCTGGCTCGCTGCCAGGGCTTCGGGAGCCGAGCATGAGGGCCGCCCTGTTCGGGGTTTTGGAGGGGTTTAAAAAAAACGCCTCAATAGGCTGGCTAAGGAAACGGGGTTCGCTCAACGCCAAGGCGTGCTGCAGCCGTATGACTTCCTGGTGCTGATGACCCTAGGACAATTCGGGATGAAGCATCCCTCGCTGGGGGGGATGGTGGGGGCTCTGAAAGCCCGCATGAGTCGGGAAGCCCTGCATCAGCGGTTTACGGCCTCTGCCGCTCAGTTTCTCAAGCGCTGCTTGCACACGATCTTGCACCAGAAGTTCCAGGGGGCGGGTATACGCACGATGTTGCTGCGGCCTTTCGGCCGCGTGTTGTTGGTTGATAGTTCGAGTTGGGATGTCAGCCCAAAGCTGCAGAAGGTCTGGCCTGGGGCTGGCGGTAATGCCTCCCCAGCTAATTGCAAGATCCAAGTAGCCTATGACTACAAGCAGGGAGAACTGATCTTCCTGGAGACCACCGCTGGGACGGTGCCGGATAATCGCTACACGGATCGGCTGCCCGCTCTCCTCAACCGGCAGGATCTCGTGCTTATGGACCAAGGCTATTTCAAGCTGCGCACCCTGAACGCCATCATGACCCGCGACGCGTATTTTTTAACCCGGTTCATGGTGGGCACCACGGTCGAAGTGGCCCAGACCGGCGCGCGCCTCGAGCTTGACCGCTTCTTGACCCAGGGGCCCGTCCTGACCCGGGAGATCCAGGTGCGCCTGGGCCAGGGGCCTCAGCAAACCCCTGCCTGCCGCCTCGTGTGCTTGCGCGTGAGTCCCCAGATAGCCCGGCAACGGCGGCGGCGCGTCAAGGCTCACGCCCAGCAACAAGGCCGGACCGCTCGGACCTCGACTCTGACGTGGTGTGACTGGACGCTTTTCATCACGAATGTGCC
This region of Nitrospira sp. MA-1 genomic DNA includes:
- a CDS encoding IS4 family transposase → MLQPYDFLVLMTLGQFGMKHPSLGGMVGALKARMSREALHQRFTASAAQFLKRCLHTILHQKFQGAGIRTMLLRPFGRVLLVDSSSWDVSPKLQKVWPGAGGNASPANCKIQVAYDYKQGELIFLETTAGTVPDNRYTDRLPALLNRQDLVLMDQGYFKLRTLNAIMTRDAYFLTRFMVGTTVEVAQTGARLELDRFLTQGPVLTREIQVRLGQGPQQTPACRLVCLRVSPQIARQRRRRVKAHAQQQGRTARTSTLTWCDWTLFITNVPEAWLPLDLVRALYSLRWQIELVFKQFKSILQVHHSTTGNEHRVRCELYGKWIAAVLVHRIHTWANQARWLTAGQEISLEKLYKRLQERAFQLAQQLIISFSQGRTHLIRELEPLLRHCTKQSQRSRMTTLEMLEARVDPKLSPSKGPA
- a CDS encoding PDZ domain-containing protein is translated as MVILILKKLNGSTGQQFAYVLLVSILASGLGGCAYPYSMSYHPLLDPEDYRLIKAKSIDHHWVTHMDQESVKMYRQGYAMVGYSYLVGGHLPIVAPISAMNFGGSLDAAQVLQWRNGSLYLATYWRAVRKFSFGAYYEDAPVSAHQRIGGDVAVIVQDVVDGSPAHAAKLMPGDLLLALDDQIIPDARWLDESIASKSGQDIILTIWPMLGMEPVNIKFTLAESSNP
- a CDS encoding DUF5677 domain-containing protein yields the protein MTEPESDPWLAPALSARQEQHRQVLTKAIRLAQDFEATYRPRRVERPGDRELLSYVAYAHLVRIIELCRGVLDLRESPVQNVLMRVLCETFINLQFIECEPEKRIDRAKNFHDFSDVNRWRLLLEIGRRFPHILRQAGRTDAELKTELDVHRDRFSHKRSDGSDYWDWEGLDLVARVEAYEKVTREQEADPTRPLRIVALYQETNPYVHSGMRSLMDSLIAADGDEVIHPRLMSKEQEINSSLLAAALIADLLATYTRILDCSDFDERIEAMRKEVQAQ